GTCGTGGAGGCAAGCGGGGGTCCTGGGGCCAGCAGGAGAGGGGAAGTGGGCGGCCTGAACGCTGACTCGGTTCCCTCGGGCACAGAAGGCTAGGTAGAGGGACAGGCTGTGAGCCGCCCAGGCCTCGGCACCGGAGTGCCACAAGCCTGTCCTCTCAGAGCCCTGGCGAGCTCTCTGCACTGCGGGCGGAGAGATGGCGACTGACCTTGAATTACTTTGTGCTAAGATATGATGCTCCAGTGACCCTGTGAATAATGAAATGTAAAGCTCAACTCTCTTCTGAGGTGGAAGTGTTTGACACCTGGGGCTGCCAACAGGAAAAAGGTGACTAAGACAGACTCAGCTGAGAAGCAAGAGGACTAATGCAGGAGGCCCTGGCTAGGAAGAGGGAAAGGACCTAAATAATAACGGCTGTTTTCCTGAGGGCCTGGAGCCATGAAgaccagagaggagaggccctgGGACTAGCAGAGCTGCCTTGGGGCCAGGTGACAGTGTGAGGCTATGGGTGGAGAGGAGCccctgggaagggagaggaggctctgaggagggaGAGAGGCCCAGGAATGGAGAGGAGGGTCTCAGGAtggagaggaggcccttgggaaggagaggagaccctgggaagagagaggaggccctggggagggagaagagaccctggggagggagagaagaccCTGGGGAGGGAAAGGAGGCTCCGAGGAGGGAGAGGAGTCCCTGGGGTggataggaggccctgggacagaTGGAACCccggaggggggggggaagggggagagtcCCAGGAATAAAGAGGAGGGTCTCGGGAGGGAGAGGAGACcctggggaaggagaggagaccctggggagggagaggagaccctggggagggagagaggcccAGGAATGGAGAGGAGGGTCTCAGGATGgagaggaggccctggggagggagaagagacCCTGAGGAGGGAGAGAAGACCCTGGGGAGGGAAAGGAGGCTCCGAGGAGGGAGAGGAGTCCCCGGGGTggataggaggccctgggacagatggaagcccgggggggggggggggaggggggagagggaccctggggagagaaagaagaccctggggagggaaaggagactctggggagggaaaggagactgtggggagggagaggaggctcCAAGGATAGAGAGGAGGCCCTGGCTAAAGAGGAGAccctggggagggagaggagaccCTGGGGAGGTAAAGGAGACCCTGGGGAGGGAAAGGAGGCTCCAAGGATGGagaggaggccctggggtggATAAGAGGCCCTGGGATAGAAGGAAGCCCAGGGAGGGGTAGGGTCCCAGAAATGAAGAGGAAGGTcttgggagggagaggaagccctggggagggagagatggCCCTGGGTAAAGAGGAGACCCTGGGTGGAGAAAAGGCTCTGGTGAGAGAGAGGAGGCTCAGGGGAAAGAGAGGTGGcccagggaagggagaggaagcccCGGGATGGACAAGAGGTCCCAGCAAGGGAGAGGAGGCCCTGGAGTGGAGAGGAGGCCCCAAGGTGGAGAGGAGAtcctgggagggagaggaggtcctcgggaaggagagaaggccctgggagggagaggaggccctggggtggAGAGGAGGCCCTGTGATGGAGAAGAGGCCTTGGGGTGGAGAGGAGGCTCTGTGATGGAGAAGAGGACTTGAGGTGGAGAGGAGGCTCTGGTGAAGGAGAGGAGGCCCCGGGACAAACTGGAGGCCAGGAATGCagaggaggccccgggtttggtgAGAGACCTGGGGCTGGAGAAGAGGCCCTGGTTAGGGCCATGGTAGGTGGTTTCAAACCTGGGGCAGCCCCTGTTCACAAAGAGGAAACCTAGAGCCTGTTAGACATGGGACTTTTCTCAGGCACTTCTGAGGCAGAAGGGGAGAACTGGTGCCAGCTTCTGTGGGTGGGAGGAGCTCCCAGGAACAATGGGGACCCCTGGAGGGTGCAAGTGCAGGCCTGGGCAGGAGGCAGGCTGGGCTATGGTCAGTCACCAAGGCGAGCCTAAGTGGGACACGATTGTGCCGTGGGCTCCCACACAAGAAGAGGGGCTCACCAAGGCTTTGCACGTGGGTGTTTTTGCTTTAGAACTGCTGCAATTGTTTATTTGATCAATTAAGCTTGATTTCTAATAATTAGAAGTATAATGTGATGATTACATAGCATAGTACAGACTCCTCTCTATGGTGACATGCTGGGATGACAGTTGAGGTGGAAATGTAGGTCAAGAAGAGTACATTCACTGTAGTCTAGTTTTCTATGACTAAATACCCCTGATTAACTACATTCATAGATCAATGGGTAGATAGAtcaattgataaatatttatatagaagAATGAGAGATGTAGAGTGATATAaatgatagataggaagatagagatagacagatagatagatagatagatagaaagataggcAGATGAATCTCACAAGGGATTGAAGAttactttgttctctttttttaattttttaatattttaaagaaggtaccagggattgaacccaggaccttgtacatgtgaagcaggcgctcaaccactgagctatacctgctcccctgtTCTCTTAATTAACAAGATAGAACGGGGATTTTTGTCTCTTAAGACATTCATTATCAAGTAACTTTTTGCAAAAACAAGATGGCTGGTACGAAGCTATCAAAAgccatattttttcttcttatgtcaaTTGTCTATTACACTTTTGCTAGTTTTAATATTCTAGAACATGTATAAACTTTGAAAACATAATActaaatgagggaagcggacttggctcaatgggtggagcatctgcctgccacatgggaggtccacggttcaaacccaggatctccttgaccatgtggagctggcccatttgcagtgctgatgtgcgcaaggagtgccgtgccatgcaggggtgtcccccacataggggagccccacgtgcagggagggtgtcccataaggagagctgcccagcacgaaagagggtccagcctgcccaggagtggcgctgcacacagagagctgacgcaacaagatgacacaacaaaaagagacacatattcccaggccgctgacaagaatagaagaagacacaaaagaacacacagcgaatggacatagagagcagacaactgggggggggggcggagaaataaataaatcttaaaaaaaaatactaaatgaaagaagccagttacaAAAGGTCATATATTGTATGTTTCTATTCATATGAAATACTCAGAAAAGCTAAATCTATAGAAACAGAATGGATATTGGTATTTCCCAGAGACTgaatattaatttctttaaacTCTCCTGACATCCAAGGTTTCTATTTCATGCCGTTATGCTCCCTGGAACCAGTTCAGTTGTGCTCAGCAAGGCCTGCTTCTCCAATTAGCTATGGTCAATCGTCCAACTTgttaacaaagaaatgaaaagatctTGAAGAAGGATGGGAAAGGCCCTTGGGACGTAGCTGAGACTTATCTTTCTGATGaaaaatgcatagaaaaaaagaattctggCACAGGAGTTAGGGAGTGATCTGAAGCCTTTTAAAGgtagaaatactttttaaaaataatagggaatgggtgtagctcagtggttcagcacctgcttcctatgtatgaagttccaggttcaattcccggtaccacctaaaaataaatacaaatataccatccacatgtaaaatgttattaataggggaaaggggaaaagggggaggatgttgggtatatgggaatcccctatattctgtatgtgacttttatgtaacctaaagcttctttgaagataaaatgaaaaaagtaagacaatggggtaataaagggaagaaaatatccTTGTAcctataagacaacagatcttacagtcatgaaagacaaaaagacaaattaaaatttttttaataatttcttttattatttcaaattctttttaatttttttgtaattcgtcatttttaaaactatcattattatttcccattcttattaattgtatttgcctattgtattgtcttcatttttgaagaagttttggatcacagaagtgttatggcaggggaggatcattggtgtggggtgtcagtgatgtgggatgcatgggaggaagttcaaccagggcatacctataaggcatatgaaggAGTTCAGGTGTTAATTGGACATAgtcacagtgggtgaagatccacacaataatcaaaaaaatatcctattctcatcctggggagttctgctatattctctaatgggacagcaagaatcccctgattAGAAGGgaagtgactagtgaaggaggatggaccattgatgagcccttgatattgatgactgtactaatgaatcttttcttttgaaagtgaaacttagactagtattacatgttgcctaagagttacctcctgagagcctcactGTTGCTCAAAAgcggcctctctctgagccaactgcagtatataaatgcattatctcccCCCGCATAGGACATGActaccagggatgagcctccctggcactgagggattacaaccaagtacCAATTtgcaatgcaactgggaaaagaccttggtgaaaagggggaaagggtaaagacaaattagtttatgtggctaagagacttcaaagtaagtaaggaggtcatcccagaggttacatttatgcacatctctgcaggatcccattgactgccacagtaaatattgtgtccaacagtggggcttctgagagctctggagacatccagacactataggcagcactgacagctcaggaatttggtgccctgccagtgggccctactttggaatttatgctccccagtgtgacagcgttggactcagttgtgatttccctatacatggctcttctgccccttctatttgaacctatgattagtACTAGAGTCGacaggtttatgtccaagagacttaaatctttgggctttccatgtgccagtcaggccctgaatctcaacagagttgtagcacctactctccagttcattggactcacccaggacaagggAATAATGATGGACAGcgactatcccaaggaacagagagagtctacaactggaatcaagatagtcccatccatctgccccatgggatctaagccccctctcaattagaggcagaacagcatcaccatcccagaatccccaggattggggagtgaacaatggactagagtagtcCTActattattctgctatagacttattatgattctaggaagaagaacttttatcattgatgtggaggcagtggcctctggaggttctgaggggaaggggaagtaaaacaggtgtaatatgggggcatgtgcaggacactggaattgtcctgagtgatgttgcaatgacagatacaggccattatatatcttgtcataacttacaatattgtgcaggagagagtttaaactataaggtaaactataatccacacctAATGTGGCACTGACCGAGTGGTAATGCTCtagtatgtgctcatcaattgtaacaaatgtaccacactaatgaagaaagtTGTTAATGCGGGcgagtgtgggaggggtaaggaatggggcatatgggaatcccctacatttttaaagtaacatttatgtaatctaagtatctctttaaaaaattaaagcaaaataaaacaaaattaaatttaaaaattttaaaataataataaattttaaaaatttttatttaaaaagaaaggtgggaatacttaaaaaaaaaaaatacagggagcaggtatagcccagtggttgaggatccagggttcaatccatggtactgcctaaaaataattttaaaaataaataaatctaacaagaacttttaaagagataaaattagagcaaaaaacaaaatacctAAACCTACCAAAGatcttatttgttaaaaaaaaattacagatttttatttttcagagtaaTCTGGACCCATCTTCCATTACATCAGGAGTGCATATGAAAATGCTTGCCTTAGCTCAAGGGCCACTCGGTTAAAGGGTAAGCTTTGCAGACCACATGTGTTTCTAGcacattttctttgcttttgttggtttctttgttttaacagctctttaaaaatgtaaaaaccatccTTAGCTCTGGGCCATATAGAACAGGCCTCTAGATTCGgctatagtttgctgacccctggctTAGAGTCTAGGAGGAAACCATGGGGCAAAGGTGGGAGAATGCATTTCCACCTGGACTGTCCTCCCAGCTCTGGGACCCCTTGACTCCCTGACAGGGAAGTGTAAGCTTTGGACTGGAACATTGCTAAGACTCAGTCTATGATTCTGTGACTCTCCCCACCTCACTAAACACATCTCCAGCTGTGGCCCAGCACATGCCAGATTACCATCCAAATGCCTCTGCATCATGTCAGCCTCGGATCTCAGATGAGTCCCCTGTTATGAGTTGAATTGTGTGTCCCCCAAAaggtatgttcaagtcctaactcccaggcccatgaatgtgatcctatttggaaagagggtctttgaagatattattagttaagaggAGGTCAAATTGGATTAAGATGAGTCCTAATCCAGtttgactggtgtccttataagcagaggaaatttagaCACAGTCAAAAGGAGACAaacagagaagacacagagaCACATGCCTCAAGTTAAGTAATGCCATGGATTGCCAGCAAACCACCACCAGAACCCTGGAGCCTAAGAGGAAGCCCAGCCCTGCCAATACCTTAAtttagacttctggcctccaaaactataagacaatacatttttgttgtttgtgatactttgttatGGCAACCCCAGTGAGCTAGGACACCCTTTCACCCCGAAAATGGCATGCCCTTTCCACCTCCACTGGAAGGTATATTTCTGTAGGATACTTTCCAGGTGACAGTTGGCAGGTGAAGCCAATTGAGTGAGGGAAGACAGAGCATATAAGAATGATTTCTACTCACTTTCTCAGACACagaacaatatatatttttttaattaaaaaatccaaAGCCACCAACCTGAGGTAGGTCTCCTGCCTCCTTGCAGTTTGTTCCTCCAATGAAGACCATGTTGGGCATGAATGGCCTGGGATACTCTAGGACAAAGTCGTACCTTAGCAGCCAAAGGGAGCCCTTCCGAAACAAGTTGGGTAGGTGGACATCTCTCTGGAGGAGATTCGATGCCAGGTTTTGGTACTTTGTGTACAGAAGTTGAAATAACGTGGTCTCCAACAAATTCACAAGGAAGTTGGTCACCCGCTGGGGAAACGTCATCTGGTCTGAGAACTTAGTGTAGCACCTGGGGACGTAGGATACAGGGTTGGGGCTTCTGTTGAGTGCATGCTCCAGGGCACATGGGAAGCCCCTGAAGAGGTACACGGAGGGCAGGCCGAGGTACTCGGCCAGGATTACGCCACAGGGTAAGGCCGGGTCTGTGAAAAGGACATCGAATTTGCTTTCCCTAAGGAACCTCAGGGTGTTGGAGTCCTTCAGTAGGTCCTTGCAGTTGGTGAAGAACATGTCCAGGATAACCACGGTATTCTTGTACTCCGTCAGAAAGGTGCTAGGGAAAGACTCCACAGCAAAGTGACTGTTTCCAAAGGAGCGGAAACGATCCTTCAGCTCTTCCTGGGAGTATGACACAGAGTAGGTTTTTCTTGTATAGTATTTGGACTCTTTAAGCAGCAAATTAACTTCGGGTACGAGCACCACAATCTCGTGCCCCTTCTCACCAAGACGCTCAGTCACTTCCTTCATACTAAGCCAGTGGCTTCCATCCTGAGGAACAACCAGCATCTTCTCACCTCCAACCATGTCCCCAAGTGCTAAGAGGAAAACTCCTGCAGAAAAGCTCTGCAAAGCACGAAGAAGGCAAGCCATGCCAGAGCGAGTTAAAGCAAGAATGGTACCAATAAATAGTTTATACTCCCTAAACCATGGGCTTCCTTGATCTTTTTCCTAAACTGGTACTCTTCACCAACTTCTCCCTTGTTCTGAATTTTGCCCTCTGTAATCGAAAGaacttaaattaatatttaaccaTCTCTAAGCACACAGCTAAGCTTGGCTAACAAAACTTTATATCAGCTTTCACCTGAGTTTCTGGGTTTACTCTTAGTCGCCAGCAAGCTGCCTCTGTCTCTCCAACGAGGCAGAGTGACAGTGTGTGGGCAGCTGGGAGAGGCCTCTGAAGACCTGTAGCAGCTCTTCTCCTGAGTGTGGCGATTCTTGATGATGAACAAAGTCTGGGATGAAGAGTTGTTCATGCTTACAGACTTTCCTACTGACCGTTCTCAGAGCAGAAAGGTAAAGTCGACTTGGGAGATGACAGTCAAAATTCAAAACTACACAAGAGAGCCAGCCATTGTTTCCGAATTCTGGTCACCTCGGCAATGGTTGCATGAAATAGAGGGCTGAAGGATGTAGAACGGGCACAGGAGGGGTTGGATaccacctcccaccccacacttttctctcttcttcatcCACTGTTATTGGGGGGTTTTCTATTACTGGCAGGTGAATCGAATCCTAGCAGACATACTCGCTACGACCACAGTTTCCACTTTCAGGACAGTTAAGAGCAAGAATCCTGGAGTCAGACTTTCTCTTCTCAGCAGAGTGAGTTAACTGTTCTGTGCCTGAATTTCCTCATCCAGACAACGGGATCAGTACCCACCCTCCAGGGTTGCATGAGAACCCGCTGAGTTCACTGGCATGAGTGCTAGGACAGGTCCTTGGCAGGGGCTCTCTCTGACTCTGACGAGGCAGGTTCTATGTAGTTTGGACCCAGTGGCACTTGGTGGCCAAAAACTAGTTCCTGAAAACAAGagtggaaaaactagaaaagagaagaaatgatagaaatatAGATGGAGGCAGAACAGCAGGATGTTGAGGGTAGTGACTTGGCCAGCCAGCGGTGGAAACAAAAAGAAGATGGCACTAGCCCGACACTGCCAAGTGCTTTCTGACTTCCAGTCTCCCAGTCCCCATCTCTGGGTAAGTCTGAAGAATGCCCTAGAATGCAGGCAGGTTCATCCTTCTACAGGCGAGAAAAGGACTTTTTTGTAACTTCTGTAGcttcagaaggaaaaatagaattgGTTGTTTCCAGGTCAGctgttctcaaactttttggttTCAGGAATCCTTTATGCCCTTAACTATGATGGAGGATCCCCAAAAGCTTTTGAATATGTGGGTTATGTCTATCCATACAAGctatattagaaatgaaaactgataCATGTTAAAAATATGTCCTTATTAATTGATTGACCATAACAAGAATAATCCCATTACAAGTTAACATAAATAACATACTTATGTTACAAGTTAACATAAATAACATATAATCAGGCAGAAGAGTGACATTACTTTACATTTTTGGAGGTCCCTTTAATGTCTGCTTTAATAGAAGGCAGCTGGCTTCTCCCTCTACTGTTACATTCTGCTAGTTGTGATATCACACATCATGTGGCCCCTGGAAACCTCCAATGTACACATGTGATAGGATGAGAGTGGAAAAGGTAAATAATGTCTAAGGCTTATTATGAAAATGGTTAGACTACGCAGACATGCCCCCCTCCCCAACCAAAGGGACTCAGGGATCTCCAGGGTTCCTAGGTCAGACTTTGAGAATCATTCTTCTAATCAGGGGTTGgcccagatggtaaatatttttggctttgcaggccatatggtctctgtgaCAATGACTCAGCTCTGCCATGGTAGCGGGAAAGCAACCAGAGACAGTACAAAGCAAATGGACTTGGCTGTGAtccaataaaacattatttacaaaaacaggcagtgagCTAGATTTGGTCCAAGGGCTGTAGTTTTTAGACTCCTGCCCTGGATGGTTAGAAAACCCAAAATTGTCAACCCTTCCCCAGCTGTTcacatggcttctctctcttgtcATTCCAGGTTCTGGTCAGTGTCATCTCAAGGAGACATTTTTCGACTGACACATTCTCACATAGCCCAGCCCCTCTATGTGAGCCCCTTATTTTAATTCATCACCTCCTCCACCATCTGACATATTGTTGTGTATTATGTGACTTCCCCAACTAGAATGGGGGCACCTTCAGGACAGGGACAAGGTCTGTTTTCTCGGGTTCCCTGGGGTCTAGACAATGCCTGGTATATAGTAGGCTCTCAATAAATTGCCGCTGAATGAATGAAGCAAGTTTTGGTTTGCCTATCCATTTTATTCCCTCCCTATTCTTCCTTTATTCATTGCTTTTTCAAGTTGTGATGATTCATGAAATTGGAACATTTTAAGAGCCACCTGTTCTTTTTTGAGATGAAGCTGGTCAATGATATTATTAATATGTAAATGTGTTTGTTGCCCTTAGGAAATTAAGATTTGAGAAATTCAAGTCTAGCCAGCATGCGGTGAGAACCCTGCACTAGGCTCGACTTCCAGCCCTGCTCCTCATTGCCACTGGGAGAGACACATCTCCTGAGCATCAGGTTTCTCAACCAGACAGGAGGGTAATGTTTTTCTGCCCAGTCATCGCTCACTGAGGGAGGTCCAAGGAGATGATGGATGTGGAAGCCAGGCTGCACAAGTGAGAGGTGGTGCCTAGAATTTCTGAACAGACTTTCCCAGAGCTAGTCACGCACAGCTCAACTGTCACGTAAGGCCCTTCCCTGTGCATTCAAGCAGGAGGCATGATGGGACCAGCaaaagaagaggaagcctgaggaATGGGGTTAAAGGACGATTCAAGCACAGGGCTCGCCCCAGGACGGCAACCCGAATGCAAACGCCTTGTTCAAAGGCCTGCaaaggctctgctcagtccaagCAGGGGACGGCTTCCCAGCGCCTCCTTCCTGGGAGGACAGGCACTGGCAGGGATTTCTACTAACAAGGACCGGAGACAGGATGGTGAGAGCATCCTGGTTGGTGTGCATGTACTTAGCAACCAGACCCCAGCAAGATCGCAGAGGAGCCTCAGGGGCAGGAGAGGCTGGCAGGCTGCTGAGGATGG
The nucleotide sequence above comes from Dasypus novemcinctus isolate mDasNov1 chromosome 7, mDasNov1.1.hap2, whole genome shotgun sequence. Encoded proteins:
- the LOC101436400 gene encoding UDP-glucuronosyltransferase 1-6 isoform X2; this encodes MACLLRALQSFSAGVFLLALGDMVGGEKMLVVPQDGSHWLSMKEVTERLGEKGHEIVVLVPEVNLLLKESKYYTRKTYSVSYSQEELKDRFRSFGNSHFAVESFPSTFLTEYKNTVVILDMFFTNCKDLLKDSNTLRFLRESKFDVLFTDPALPCGVILAEYLGLPSVYLFRGFPCALEHALNRSPNPVSYVPRCYTKFSDQMTFPQRVTNFLVNLLETTLFQLLYTKYQNLASNLLQRDVHLPNLFRKGSLWLLRYDFVLEYPRPFMPNMVFIGGTNCKEAGDLPQEFEAYVNASGEHGIVVFSLGSMVSEIPEKKAMEIADALGKIPQTVLWRYTGSQPSNLGKNTKLVKWLPQNDLLGHPKTRAFITHAGSHGIYEGICNGVPMVMMPLFGDQMDNAKRMESRGAGVTLNVLEMTSEDLENALNTVINDKSYKENILHLSSLHKDRPVEPLDLAVFWVEFVMRHKGAPHLRPAAHDLTWYQYHSLDVIGFLLAIVLAVVFVTFKCCVFGYRKCFGKKARVKKGPKSKAH